A window from Bubalus kerabau isolate K-KA32 ecotype Philippines breed swamp buffalo chromosome 5, PCC_UOA_SB_1v2, whole genome shotgun sequence encodes these proteins:
- the ISG15 gene encoding ubiquitin-like protein ISG15, giving the protein MGGDLKVKMLGGQEILVPLRDSMTVSELKQFIAQKISVPAFQQRLAHLDSREVLQEGVPLVLQGLRAGSTVLLVVQNCISILVRNDKGRSSPYEVQLKQTVAELKQQVCQKERVQADQFWLSFEGRPMDDEHPLEEYGLTKGCTVFMNLRLRGG; this is encoded by the exons ATG GGCGGGGACCTGAAGGTGAAGATGCTAGGGGGCCAGGAGATCCTGGTGCCTCTGAGGGACTCCATGACGGTATCCGAGCTGAAGCAGTTCATCGCCCAGAAGATCAGTGTGCCTGCTTTCCAGCAGCGCCTGGCCCACCTTGACAGCAGGGAGGTGCTGCAGGAAGGGGTGCCCCTTGTCCTCCAGGGCCTGAGAGCTGGCAGCACCGTCCTGCTGGTGGTGCAGAACTGCATCTCCATCCTGGTGAGGAACGACAAGGGTCGCAGCAGCCCCTATGAGGTCCAGCTGAAGCAGACTGTGGCTGAGCTCAAGCAGCAGGTGTGCCAAAAGGAGCGTGTGCAAGCGGACCAGTTCTGGCTGTCTTTTGAAGGGAGGCCCATGGATGATGAACACCCGCTGGAGGAATACGGCCTCACGAAGGGGTGCACCGTGTTCATGAATCTACGTCTGCGGGGTGGGTAG
- the HES4 gene encoding transcription factor HES-4 isoform X1, which yields MPADIPGKPRASPRAGAPAGASRTPDQPRSVAEHRKVGTWPGVGWQERGGREGERGADACRTQWLPAPQSSKPVMEKRRRARINESLAQLQSLLLDALRKESSRRSKLEKADILELTVRHLQSLRRVQVTAALRSDPAILGKYRAGFHECLAEVNRFLAGCEGVPADVRSRLLGHLAACLARLGPARRPLPLAPATEALEPEIYAGRPPPPAFDGHCPLPRPGAALAPIFLPGLALAAPGAGAQGQGAPWRPWLR from the exons ATGCCTGCGGACATCCCGGGGAAGCCGAGGGCCTCGCCGCGGGCGGGAGCGCCGGCCGGCGCCAGCCGGACCCCAGACCAGCCCCGGAGCGTGGCCGAGCACCGGAAGGTGGGGACCTGGCCGGGCGTGGGTTGGCAGGAGCGGGGGGGCCGCGAAGGGGAGAGGGGAGCTGACGCCTGCAGGACTCAGTGGCTGCCGGCTCCGCAGTCCTCCAAGCCCGTCATGGAGAAGCGGCGCCGAGCGCGCATCAACGAGAGTCTGGCTCAGCTGCAGAGCCTCCTCCTGGACGCCCTCAGGAAAGAG AGCTCCCGCCGCTCGAAGCTGGAGAAGGCGGACATCCTGGAGCTGACCGTGAGGCACCTGCAGAGCCTGCGGCGCGTGCAGGTGACAG CTGCCCTCCGCTCGGACCCCGCCATCCTGGGCAAGTATCGCGCCGGCTTCCATGAGTGTCTGGCCGAAGTGAATCGCTTCCTGGCTGGCTGCGAGGGCGTCCCTGCGGACGTGCGGTCTCGTCTGCTCGGCCATCTGGCAGCCTGCCTGGCCCGGCTGGGGCCCGCGCGCCGCCCGCTTCCACTGGCCCCAGCCACCGAAGCCCTGGAGCCCGAGATCTACGCGGGCCGCCCGCCGCCGCCAGCCTTTGACGGCCATTGCCCCTTGCCGCGCCCCGGGGCGGCCTTGGCACCCATCTTCCTGCCCGGGTTGGCCCTCGCCGCCCCCGGGGCCGGGGCTCAGGGCCAGGGCGCGCCCTGGAGGCCGTGGCTGCGGTGA
- the PERM1 gene encoding PGC-1 and ERR-induced regulator in muscle protein 1 produces the protein MENFQYSVQLSDQDWAEFSAAAEECGLLQAGLASGDEPLSSDTDQRDSSGSSPPGPSPFLEGQLAPGGSSWPSFEEEDKATTRQLVSRSWHEPMLAPEAGQQTPSTSAQSEARLSLSPGATPLIQGSSLPGPVSSRDEMQRLLQGPAPRGPAPTPAGEPAGSPESPGHSAAPQRSPGSPGAPPRSPGRKKRRTAGTKAGGRLGGPGPAPTQLGSPLLTEAKPEDSLGPAGSRGKGLPAGAAKQTAGTGPESAGAPEQVARQGPGVDLSTSVPTTERGTDRLGMSPRADPCAASTSDPGAPLDVTIKSDVALSTPASESQPDESQSTPAFKPQPDEPQSTPAFNAQPDESQSTSAFNAQPNEPQSTPTFSPQPDEPQSTPAFKPQPDEPQSTPAFNAQPNEPQSTPTFSPQPDEPQSTPAFKPQPDEPQSTPAFNAQPNEPQSTPTFSPQPDEPQSTPAFKPQPDEPQSTPTFNAQPNEPQSTPTFSPQPDEPQSTPASEPQADEPQSTPTFKPRLDVDLLMPGPVVQPEVDSSMPASKAVPCTALPHLVLEAGSDVGISTPPAPTPQAGPDMVEAEVVPVAKLGLSPVRSLEGHQQKPRGEPSIDAPGHHTGEPPLGPIQAPKKKKVRFSMAMPSSEEPGSGEVSGPPSPATAPRMASGGHRGSGAWDSVAVGPRSPQPRILKHLPPPAPSASMGPGPRSCFAVTLPEAYDFFFCDTIEEEDEEAEGAAETAQAPAEVQWPDVCEFFFQESQIQRSKHQEGRSQAPPLKAGPVPAPPPGDPMPISIPEAYEHFLEEDRSGGTLGPAALLQMQATEPPRSVLWGVGTGAPPESSPATVEQLTLAIREAVAPRGPLTSFTFSQKDMCMVFVAFATWAVRTSDLHAPDAWKTVLLANIGTISAIRYFRQQVERGRHSRGRSPSPSSSPSP, from the coding sequence ATGGAGAACTTCCAGTACAGCGTCCAGCTGAGCGACCAGGACTGGGCTGAGTTTTCAGCTGCTGCCGAAGAGTGTGGCCTCCTGCAGGCCGGCCTGGCCTCTGGGGATGAACCCTTGTCTAGCGACACTGACCAAAGGgacagcagtggcagcagcccCCCAGGACCCTCACCCTTTCTCGAGGGGCAACTAGCTCCCGGAGGAAGTAGCTGGCCCAGCTTTGAGGAGGAGGACAAGGCCACCACCCGGCAGCTGGTCAGCAGGTCTTGGCATGAACCCATGCTGGCCCCAGAGGCGGGTCAGCAGACGCCCAGCACGTCCGCACAGTCAGAAGCTCGGCTGTCCCTCAGCCCTGGTGCCACCCCTCTCATCCAGGGCTCATCCCTCCCGGGGCCAGTGTCTTCCAGAGACGAGATGCAGAGGCTTCTGCAGGGGCCAGCCCCCCGGGGCCCTGCCCCTACTCCTGCTGGTGAGCCCGCTGGGAGTCCTGAGTCCCCTGGCCACAGTGCTGCCCCCCAGAGGTCCCCTGGCAGCCCTGGAGCCCCACCAAGAAGCCCTGGCCGAAAGAAGAGGCGCACTGCAGGCACCAAAGCAGGTGGGCGTTTGGGCGGCCCAGGCCCTGCTCCCACCCAGCTGGGCTCCCCACTGCTCACAGAGGCCAAGCCTGAGGACAGCCTCGGCCCTGCTGGGTCCAGGGGGAAGGGTCTCCCAGCAGGAGCAGCAAAGCAGACAGCAGGAACTGGGCCAGAGTCTGCAGGAGCCCCCGAGCAGGTGGCCAGACAAGGGCCAGGTGTGGATCTGTCTACGTCTGTCCCTACTACTGAGCGGGGAACAGACCGACTTGGAATGAGCCCCAGAGCTGACCCCTGCGCTGCGTCCACGTCTGACCCAGGGGCTCCTCTAGACGTCACAATTAAGTCAGATGTGGCTCTATCCACACCTGCCTCGGAATCTCAACCCGATGAGTCTCAGTCTACACCTGCCTTCAAGCCTCAACCTGATGAACCTCAGTCTACACCCGCCTTCAACGCTCAACCCGATGAATCTCAGTCTACGTCCGCCTTCAACGCTCAACCCAATGAGCCTCAGTCCACACCCACCTTCAGTCCTCAACCCGATGAGCCTCAGTCTACACCTGCCTTCAAGCCTCAACCTGATGAACCTCAGTCTACACCCGCCTTCAACGCTCAACCCAATGAGCCTCAGTCCACACCCACCTTCAGTCCTCAACCCGATGAGCCTCAGTCTACACCTGCCTTCAAGCCTCAACCTGATGAACCTCAGTCTACACCCGCCTTCAACGCTCAACCCAATGAGCCTCAGTCCACACCCACCTTCAGTCCTCAACCCGATGAGCCTCAGTCTACACCTGCCTTCAAGCCTCAACCTGATGAACCTCAGTCTACACCCACCTTCAACGCTCAACCCAATGAGCCTCAGTCCACACCCACCTTCAGTCCTCAACCCGATGAGCCTCAGTCTACACCCGCCTCTGAACCTCAAGCTGATGAGCCTCAGTCTACACCCACCTTCAAGCCTAGACTGGATGTGGACCTGCTTATGCCAGGCCCAGTGGTCCAGCCAGAGGTGGATTCATCTATGCCTGCCTCAAAGGCTGTACCATGCACAGCTCTGCCTCACCTTGTGCTCGAGGCTGGGTCTGATGTGGGTATTTCTACACCACCTGCTCCCACACCGCAGGCTGGGCCTGACATGGTGGAAGCAGAGGTTGTTCCTGTGGCCAAGCTGGGTTTAAGCCCTGTTCGGTCTCTAGAGGGGCACCAACAGAAGCCCAGAGGGGAGCCCTCAATAGATGCCCCTGGACACCACACTGGGGAGCCCCCTCTAGGCCCCATCCAAGCACCCAAGAAGAAGAAAGTGCGATTCTCCATGGCCATGCCCAGCTCCGAAGAGCCAGGGTCAGGAGAGGTCTCAGGCCCACCCTCTCCGGCCACAGCCCCCAGGATGGCATCTGGGGGCCACAgaggctctggagcctgggactCTGTGGCAGTTGGGCCCCGGAGCCCCCAGCCTCGGATTCTGAAGCAcctgcctccccctgccccctctgCCTCCATGGGGCCAGGGCCCAGGAGCTGCTTTGCAGTGACCCTCCCGGAAGCCTATGACTTCTTCTTTTGTGACACCATTGAGGAGGAGGACGAAGAGGCTGAGGGGGCAGCAGAGACTGCCCAGGCTCCAGCCGAAGTCCAGTGGCCGGATGTGTGTGAGTTCTTCTTCCAAGAGAGCCAAATCCAGAGGTCGAAGCACCAGGAGGGCCgctcccaggccccacccctaAAGGCTGGGCCTGTGCCGGCCCCTCCACCTGGAGACCCCATGCCAATCTCCATCCCTGAGGCCTATGAACACTTCCTCGAGGAGGACAGGTCAGGGGGCACACTGGGGCCAGCCGCCCTTCTCCAGATGCAGGCCACAGAGCCCCCCAGGTCAGTCCTCTGGGGAGTGGGAACTGGCGCCCCACCGGAGTCTAGCCCAGCCACAGTGGAACAGCTCACCctggccatcagggaagcag
- the HES4 gene encoding transcription factor HES-4 isoform X2 yields MPADIPGKPRASPRAGAPAGASRTPDQPRSVAEHRKSSKPVMEKRRRARINESLAQLQSLLLDALRKESSRRSKLEKADILELTVRHLQSLRRVQVTAALRSDPAILGKYRAGFHECLAEVNRFLAGCEGVPADVRSRLLGHLAACLARLGPARRPLPLAPATEALEPEIYAGRPPPPAFDGHCPLPRPGAALAPIFLPGLALAAPGAGAQGQGAPWRPWLR; encoded by the exons ATGCCTGCGGACATCCCGGGGAAGCCGAGGGCCTCGCCGCGGGCGGGAGCGCCGGCCGGCGCCAGCCGGACCCCAGACCAGCCCCGGAGCGTGGCCGAGCACCGGAAG TCCTCCAAGCCCGTCATGGAGAAGCGGCGCCGAGCGCGCATCAACGAGAGTCTGGCTCAGCTGCAGAGCCTCCTCCTGGACGCCCTCAGGAAAGAG AGCTCCCGCCGCTCGAAGCTGGAGAAGGCGGACATCCTGGAGCTGACCGTGAGGCACCTGCAGAGCCTGCGGCGCGTGCAGGTGACAG CTGCCCTCCGCTCGGACCCCGCCATCCTGGGCAAGTATCGCGCCGGCTTCCATGAGTGTCTGGCCGAAGTGAATCGCTTCCTGGCTGGCTGCGAGGGCGTCCCTGCGGACGTGCGGTCTCGTCTGCTCGGCCATCTGGCAGCCTGCCTGGCCCGGCTGGGGCCCGCGCGCCGCCCGCTTCCACTGGCCCCAGCCACCGAAGCCCTGGAGCCCGAGATCTACGCGGGCCGCCCGCCGCCGCCAGCCTTTGACGGCCATTGCCCCTTGCCGCGCCCCGGGGCGGCCTTGGCACCCATCTTCCTGCCCGGGTTGGCCCTCGCCGCCCCCGGGGCCGGGGCTCAGGGCCAGGGCGCGCCCTGGAGGCCGTGGCTGCGGTGA